In Opitutus sp., one genomic interval encodes:
- a CDS encoding NAD-dependent epimerase/dehydratase family protein, with protein MNLFSTEPRHLVIFGAGYVGAVVAQQAFARGLRVTALTRNPEKACALSVAGADVIIADLADTDWHERLPGGADLVLNCVSSGGGGPEGYWHSYVEGMKSVLSWAGQVPVASLVYTSSTSVYPQGGGARVDESASIESTRLEGNPLVEAEDRLLRSGKRGFVLRLAGIYGPDRHYLLDQLRSGSGEIAGLGGHRLNLIHRDDIAGAIWAAFEAPIEVSGGVFNVADDGAATKGEVAAYLASKLGLPAPRFTGESAPGRRRVTPDRVIANDKIKQVLGWKPQYPTFREGYDAYFAEVK; from the coding sequence ATGAACCTGTTTTCCACCGAGCCCCGCCACCTCGTTATCTTCGGGGCCGGTTATGTCGGGGCCGTGGTGGCGCAGCAGGCCTTTGCCCGCGGCTTGCGGGTCACCGCGCTGACGCGCAATCCAGAAAAAGCCTGCGCGTTGTCGGTGGCCGGGGCCGATGTCATTATCGCTGATCTGGCGGATACTGACTGGCATGAACGGTTGCCCGGTGGTGCGGATTTGGTGCTCAATTGTGTGAGTTCTGGCGGGGGCGGACCGGAGGGTTACTGGCACAGTTATGTCGAGGGCATGAAATCGGTGCTCAGTTGGGCCGGGCAGGTGCCGGTCGCTTCGCTGGTCTACACCAGCAGCACCTCGGTGTATCCACAGGGTGGGGGTGCACGGGTGGACGAAAGTGCCTCAATCGAATCTACGCGGCTGGAAGGGAATCCGTTGGTCGAGGCCGAGGATCGATTGCTGCGTTCCGGGAAGCGCGGCTTCGTGCTGCGTTTGGCGGGCATTTACGGTCCCGACCGGCATTACCTGCTCGATCAGCTCAGGTCGGGCAGCGGCGAGATCGCGGGCTTGGGCGGGCATCGGCTTAATCTTATCCACCGTGACGATATCGCGGGTGCCATCTGGGCGGCATTTGAGGCGCCGATCGAGGTGAGTGGAGGGGTGTTCAATGTCGCTGACGATGGTGCTGCGACGAAGGGGGAAGTGGCGGCCTATTTGGCTAGTAAACTGGGGCTGCCGGCGCCGCGTTTTACGGGGGAATCGGCTCCGGGGCGGCGGCGTGTCACGCCCGACCGGGTGATCGCCAATGATAAAATCAAGCAGGTGCTCGGCTGGAAACCGCAGTACCCGACGTTTCGCGAGGGCTATGACGCTTACTTTGCCGAGGTAAAGTAA
- a CDS encoding methionyl-tRNA formyltransferase, giving the protein MPAPLNVVFLGSDIIALPLLDWLAGEGSAFARVTAVFTQPDRAVGRGQKVTPNGIKAWALARGLPVYQPEKISEEVRAQLAALSADVSLVMAYGHILKQDFIDTPRLGTLNLHASLLPKYRGASPIQTAIANGEAKTGVSLMRIVRQLDAGPVADVERVGIAPHDTALEIEGKLAAACVPLLARTLPKLAAQDLFFIEQEHAAASFCRRLVKDDGRLDFNAPVEVLAARINGLFPWPACTVEIAGQPVKIGLAEVVVQSAASDYRSGEQPAGSIVGADAEGLRIATGGGGELRCLRLQKPGGRMLSAAEFIRGFPVELGAVLPSVPLPVLVGPTPFPYKRAV; this is encoded by the coding sequence ATGCCTGCACCGCTCAACGTTGTATTTCTTGGCTCCGACATCATCGCCTTGCCGCTGCTCGATTGGCTGGCAGGCGAGGGCAGTGCGTTCGCCCGGGTGACGGCGGTGTTTACCCAGCCGGACCGGGCCGTGGGGCGCGGCCAGAAGGTGACGCCCAACGGCATCAAAGCGTGGGCGCTTGCCCGCGGCTTACCGGTTTATCAGCCGGAAAAAATCAGCGAGGAAGTGCGGGCGCAGCTAGCTGCGTTGTCCGCCGACGTGTCGCTGGTCATGGCTTATGGGCACATCCTGAAGCAGGATTTCATCGACACTCCCCGACTCGGCACGCTGAATCTGCACGCGTCGTTGCTTCCCAAATACCGGGGCGCCTCGCCGATCCAAACGGCAATCGCCAACGGGGAGGCGAAGACCGGGGTTTCGCTCATGCGCATCGTCCGCCAGCTCGACGCCGGCCCGGTTGCCGATGTTGAGCGGGTAGGTATCGCGCCTCACGATACCGCGCTAGAGATCGAGGGGAAATTGGCCGCCGCCTGTGTTCCGCTGTTAGCGCGCACCTTGCCGAAACTGGCCGCGCAGGACTTGTTTTTTATTGAACAGGAGCATGCGGCGGCGAGTTTTTGCCGCCGGCTGGTGAAGGACGACGGCCGACTTGATTTCAATGCACCCGTTGAAGTGCTGGCCGCGCGGATCAATGGACTTTTCCCGTGGCCGGCCTGCACGGTGGAAATTGCGGGTCAGCCGGTCAAAATCGGCCTAGCCGAAGTCGTGGTGCAATCTGCGGCGAGTGATTACCGAAGCGGTGAACAACCGGCTGGCAGCATCGTGGGGGCGGATGCAGAAGGGTTGCGGATTGCGACAGGAGGAGGAGGAGAGCTGCGGTGTTTGCGCCTGCAAAAGCCGGGCGGGAGAATGTTATCTGCGGCGGAATTTATAAGGGGCTTCCCCGTAGAGCTCGGCGCCGTTTTACCCTCGGTGCCCTTGCCCGTGTTAGTCGGGCCGACGCCGTTTCCCTACAAACGAGCTGTTTAA
- a CDS encoding trypsin-like peptidase domain-containing protein, which translates to MYAYEFLDDVNSITKEDGILIVGNPLGEGTILEAKGALRGFGPQIIEYDAATFAGNSGSPVIHIPTQKVIGVHTYVSILGLDNIFSKDAISKPNSPLSGTARRFGTRFDSIKKWEPLVWAEWVRQDKQMDVFWTRLYSFRSLASASGVSFDRQAVMLTPDLWKAYERYEIDMSRTPSTQGADEAVKRVLFNIDALVGSSGGYLNEIRKAKTSFFSHYQNELETIENDQIQFNELWGRRKVDVLHTIEVANAKSH; encoded by the coding sequence TTGTACGCCTATGAATTTCTTGATGATGTAAATAGTATCACCAAGGAGGACGGCATTTTGATCGTAGGAAATCCACTAGGGGAAGGAACTATCCTGGAAGCCAAGGGCGCACTTAGAGGCTTCGGTCCGCAAATCATTGAATATGATGCGGCTACATTTGCAGGTAACAGTGGCAGTCCGGTAATTCACATACCGACCCAGAAAGTAATCGGCGTCCATACCTACGTCAGCATTCTGGGGCTGGACAATATATTTTCAAAGGACGCGATCAGCAAACCCAACTCGCCTCTTTCCGGTACTGCCCGTCGATTCGGGACTCGCTTTGATTCAATCAAAAAGTGGGAACCTTTAGTTTGGGCCGAATGGGTGCGCCAAGATAAACAAATGGATGTATTCTGGACGCGCTTATATTCATTTAGGTCACTGGCATCCGCCTCGGGCGTTTCGTTTGATCGCCAAGCTGTAATGCTCACCCCTGATTTGTGGAAGGCCTACGAACGCTACGAAATCGACATGTCCCGGACGCCATCAACCCAAGGTGCTGATGAGGCCGTGAAGCGCGTCCTCTTCAACATCGATGCGTTAGTTGGGTCTTCTGGAGGCTACCTGAATGAGATAAGAAAAGCCAAAACAAGCTTCTTTTCACATTATCAAAATGAATTGGAAACCATCGAAAACGACCAGATTCAATTCAATGAACTGTGGGGGCGGCGCAAGGTCGATGTATTACATACGATCGAGGTGGCGAATGCCAAGAGCCACTAG
- the der gene encoding ribosome biogenesis GTPase Der — MNRTVVIVGRPNVGKSRLFNRLARKRISIVHDQPGVTRDVISAEIEEGGFTLLDTGGLGFKDGDVGLAALTAASEQQVGFAIDTAQLILFVIDGLEGLTALDINIARMLRKSKKDVVLVVNKADFDDDKVDLSEAYRLGLGEPLRVSAEHGRNESYLREEILKRIGTVPEVVAEPTDKTAADPLCVCFIGRPNVGKSSLSNRLLRSDRLIVSDVPGTTRDAISLPFDFKGRNGKMYPFKLIDTAGIKAATKLASPVEYFSRLRSLDAIKETDVVFLVLDAIDGVTQQDKAIAGEAVKERKPIVIVVNKWDVVRRAFQKGEDPGCAPDAAIHGFDSERDYRKKYERALFDGLFFTPGAPVVFASAMSGYEIDRMLNAAVKLNRILDIRIPTAKLNKTITFLTERTPPPAIGGKRFRAYYALQTGNRPFRIKIFCNREEKLTEQYRRYLEAGLVDAFELNGCPIYFELVGKEKHEPGTAYSGKAKRAGLIFKEEHPEAHIPKWKEGEEAAFDDDETHETLED, encoded by the coding sequence ATGAACCGCACCGTCGTCATCGTCGGCCGACCCAATGTCGGCAAGAGCCGTCTGTTTAACCGGCTCGCGCGGAAGCGCATCTCCATCGTCCACGATCAGCCCGGCGTCACCCGTGACGTCATCTCCGCCGAAATCGAGGAAGGTGGTTTCACCCTGCTCGACACCGGCGGCCTTGGCTTCAAGGACGGCGACGTCGGCCTGGCCGCCCTCACCGCCGCCTCCGAACAGCAGGTGGGTTTCGCCATCGATACCGCCCAGTTGATCCTGTTCGTCATCGACGGTCTTGAGGGCCTGACCGCCCTCGACATCAACATCGCGCGCATGCTGCGCAAGTCCAAGAAGGACGTGGTCCTCGTGGTCAACAAAGCCGACTTCGACGACGACAAGGTTGATCTCTCCGAGGCTTACCGACTCGGCTTGGGCGAACCGTTGCGCGTATCCGCCGAACATGGACGCAACGAGAGCTACCTGCGCGAGGAAATCCTCAAGCGCATCGGCACCGTGCCCGAGGTGGTGGCCGAGCCGACCGACAAAACCGCGGCTGATCCGCTTTGCGTGTGCTTCATTGGCCGCCCCAACGTGGGGAAATCCTCGTTGAGCAACCGTCTCCTACGCAGCGACCGCTTGATCGTCAGCGACGTGCCCGGCACGACCCGCGACGCCATCTCGTTGCCCTTCGATTTCAAGGGGCGCAACGGCAAGATGTATCCCTTTAAGTTAATCGACACCGCCGGCATCAAGGCCGCCACCAAGCTGGCCTCGCCCGTGGAGTATTTCTCCCGCCTGCGTTCACTCGACGCGATCAAGGAAACCGACGTGGTGTTCCTCGTTCTCGACGCCATCGACGGCGTGACCCAGCAGGACAAGGCCATCGCCGGCGAGGCGGTCAAGGAGCGCAAGCCGATCGTCATCGTGGTGAACAAGTGGGACGTGGTCCGTCGCGCCTTCCAAAAAGGCGAAGACCCCGGTTGCGCCCCCGATGCCGCCATTCACGGTTTCGACAGCGAGCGCGATTACCGCAAAAAGTACGAGCGCGCCCTTTTTGACGGGCTGTTCTTCACCCCCGGTGCGCCGGTGGTGTTTGCCTCGGCGATGAGCGGCTATGAGATCGACCGCATGCTCAACGCGGCGGTGAAGCTCAACCGCATTTTGGATATTCGCATCCCCACCGCGAAGCTCAACAAGACGATCACCTTCCTCACTGAGCGCACGCCCCCGCCGGCGATCGGCGGCAAACGCTTCCGCGCCTACTACGCGTTGCAGACGGGCAACCGTCCGTTCCGCATTAAGATTTTCTGCAACCGCGAGGAGAAACTCACCGAGCAGTACCGTCGTTATCTCGAAGCCGGCCTGGTTGACGCCTTTGAGCTCAACGGCTGCCCGATTTACTTCGAGCTGGTGGGCAAGGAAAAACATGAGCCGGGCACCGCCTACTCCGGCAAAGCCAAACGCGCCGGTCTGATCTTCAAGGAAGAGCACCCGGAGGCGCATATTCCGAAGTGGAAAGAGGGCGAAGAAGCTGCTTTCGATGACGATGAAACCCATGAAACACTCGAAGACTGA
- a CDS encoding alkylphosphonate utilization protein, whose amino-acid sequence MSNPACPACTLDDVLSHPAHWECATCGNEWPKEAAPEVARVVKDAHGNILVDGDTVALIKDLKLGSSSHVLKQGSKAKNIRLVDGDHEIDCKIDGTALALKACFVKKVVLT is encoded by the coding sequence ATGTCCAATCCCGCCTGCCCTGCCTGCACCCTCGACGACGTACTCAGCCATCCCGCTCACTGGGAATGCGCCACCTGTGGCAACGAATGGCCCAAGGAGGCCGCTCCCGAAGTCGCCCGTGTCGTCAAAGACGCCCACGGCAATATCCTCGTCGATGGCGACACCGTTGCGCTGATTAAGGACTTAAAACTGGGCAGCTCGTCCCACGTTTTGAAGCAGGGCAGCAAGGCCAAAAACATCCGCCTGGTCGACGGCGACCACGAGATTGACTGCAAAATCGACGGCACCGCCTTGGCCCTCAAAGCCTGCTTCGTTAAAAAAGTCGTCCTCACCTGA